CGGCGACGAAAGAAAATAAGCACACCACGCCTATACAGTTGATTCAACGTTGCTAATACCAATAAGCATCAAAAAGTGTAATTTTGATTTGCTATGAAACTTTGCCAACAAAGGGTTTTACAAATTTTATGATTACGCTTTTAGGCTCAAATTGGTATAACCTCAACCTTGATGGATTCAACCCTAGTTCCTTCAATTGGGCTATCACTGCCATACCGTCATCAGAGATAGGCTCAATCAACTTACCCATACATTCAAGTTTGTTGACCCCGCTTCTGAGCTAAGCTAGTAATGCTTATACACCGCTCGACGACATATATCGGTCGTCGTTTATTGATTTAAAGGAGACAGCACGTGGTCAGGATTCTCCGGTTGTCAGAGATGACATCTGAAGAACTCGCTTCCATCAAACGACGGGCCGAGTTAGATATTGAACAGGCGCTAGCTGTCGCCAAAGAAGTCATTGACGAGATTCGCGCTGACGGTGATCAGGGCGTGATCAAATACGTCCGCAAATTTGATTTTCCCGGTGCCACAACCGAAAATCTGAAAGTGACCGAAGCCGAATTTGCCGTTGCCCGCGAGCAAGTCGAGCCCGAAATCAAAGCCGCGATTGAGCAAGCCTATCGCAACATCAAAGAAGTGCACGAACGGCAAATGCCAGAAGAAGTGCAGCTTGCCGAAATCGATGGCGGCGTCTTTGCTGGGGAAAAAGTCACCCCTATTGCCAGTGCTGGACTATATGTGCCTCGGGGTAAAGGCTCCTTTCCCTCAGTGATGCTGATGCTCAGCGTGCCAGCGGTCGTAGCCGGAGTGGAAAGAATTGTTGTCTGTACACCACCGGACAAAAACGGCACCGTAGAGCCTGCCTCTCTTGTCGCAGCTGAACTGGCAGGCGTGAAAGATGTATACAAATTAGGCGGCATCCAAGCAATCGCAGGCATGGCGATCGGTACTGACACAGTACCCAAAGTCGATAAAATCACTGGACCTTGCAACGTCTATGGCTCCGCCGCCAAGCGCCTGCTCTACGGCACCGTTGATGTTGGCTTACCCGCTGGTCCTAGTGAATCGATTATTCTTACGGACGAAACCACTGACCCCCGGATTGCAGCCTTAGATCTGCTGGTAGAAGCAGAGCATGGTCCCGACTCGGCAGGCTTACTGGTTACCCACAGCGAAGACCTAGCCAAGGCCGCGTCCAAACATGCAGACGACTATATGCAGCAGTTGCCTGAATGGCGCAAAAACTTCTGTCAGAAGGGCCTGTCTTCTTATGGCGGTATTATTCTCACCTCCAGCCTGGAAGAATCGATTGATTTCCTCAACGATTATGCCCCTGAGCATTTAGAAGTTCTGGTACAAGACCCCCTCAGCGTTCTCGGCAAAATCAAGAATGCTGGTGAAATTCTCCTCGGTCCCTATACCCCCATTCCAACGGCCAACTACTGCATTGGCGTCAACGCCATTCTGCCTACGGGAGGCTTTGCTCGCTCCTACTCGGCGGTATCGGTATACGACTTTCTCAAGCGCACTGGCATTGGTTATTTAACAAAAGAAGGCTTTGATCGCTTGGGCCATACGGCTCAAACCTTGGCGGAGCATGAAGACTTCCCGGCCCATGCCATGGCCATTCGTGAGCGTAAGAACCTGCTCCCGTAAGGGGCGGTGGAGGGTTACCGTGTCCGATCAACTCCTGTATCAGATTCAGACGTTACAGTTTTCTGATCAGGCAGCGGCGAATGCCCTGCTGAAGGACTTCGTCAATGACAATTTCCCTTTCAATGTGGAGCAGGTACAGGTACGTCCTTCGGCGGTATCCCTTAACTCCATTAATGGATTTCTGCATACCGTGGAAGGAGACAAACTGTTCTTCAAAACCCACGTTGAACCCCAAAGCCTGATTCATGAGTATTACAACTCCACGATCATGGCAGAGGCAGGCTATCCCATTATTCAGCCCATTTTTAGCTCAACAGAATGGGGTAAGCAGCTGCTGGTCTATGAGTTTTTTGAATCCCCATCTCTGTTTGATGTGGCTCGTCAGATTGAAACGGGACAGCGAGGCGGAGCTGACCAGATTATTGCCCTGCAGGAAAAAGCAGACCAAGACCTGTGGGCCATCTATCAGCAAACCCTGCAGCCTTTATCAGCCGAAGACCATGCCGAAGTCCCCATTCACCAACTGTTTGTCCATCGCCTAGTCGGAGGACGATATCACGAGTTTTACGCAGGCAAAGAAGTCAAGCTACCAGAACACACCCTGAACTTTGACCCACTCGCTCAACTAACCTGGCAGATTAATGGCATACCTTACCAAGACACCCTAGCTGACATTATTCAAACAGCCAGTCAAAAGCTTGTCCCAACCTCTACTCCCTCTGTTGTCGGTCATGGTGATGCTCATAATGGCAATGTGTTCGTAGATGAAGACGCAGAAACCCTGATCTATTTTGATCCTGCCTTTGCCGGACGGCATTCACCCTTTTTAGATCTAACGAAGCCGATCTTCCATAACGTATTTGCGATTTGGCTGTATTTCCCCCAAGAGATCGCCAAAGACCTATCCATTAACTTAGAGATCTCAGCAGACCAGATCCAAGTGGATCATGATTTTCGACCATCAGCTATACGTCTAAGATTCCTGCAATCAAAGCTCATGCATGTACTCCAGCCCTTGCTTGAGCGCCTAAAAGCTTCTGGTCAACTCCCTGAAACCTGGCGACAGGAACTCAAGTTGGCACTGTTTTGCTGTCCTTTTTTAACCATGAACCTCTGCGATACCCAACGCTTTCCGCCAGAAATTACGCTACTGGGCTTATCCCTAGCAGTAGAAATGGGCAGTTCTAGCACCTCCCAGAACCAGAGCATTTTAGATACTGCCCTGGACCAACTCAACATATAAGCCCTAAGTTAGGCTTCAATTGGCCGTCAATTCGGAATCAACCCATGCCGAAGTTTCCCAAGTTGCAGTGTAAGCGCGGCATTCTACGAATGGCAACAGAAGATGATATTGATGCCATCCTGAGGTATTTCATCGTTAATCAAGACCATTTAGCCCCCTTTGAGCCGATTAAACCGGTGGAGTTTTATACACCCAACTTTTGGCGGGTATTGATTCGCGATCGCACCCATGCATTCCTCAACGATCAAGGCATCAAGTTCTTCCTGTTTGATCGGCACAATCCCCAGCAGATTATTGCGGCTATCAACTTCTCAAATGTAGTGCGAGGGGCATTTCAGTCCTGCACCTTAGGCTTTAGTATTGCCGACCAATATCAAGGTCAAGGCTATATGGCCGAGTCGATACCTGTTGCGATCGCATACCTCTTCTCTGACCTCAACTTGCACCGGATTATGGCAGCCTATATGCCCCATAACCAACGTAGCGGCAGACTCCTCCGACGATTAGGCTTTCAACTGGAAGGATATGCCCCTAGATACCTCTGCATTAACGGGATATGGCAAGACCATATGCTCACTAGCCTCATCAACACTAATATTTAGATTTTATTTAGATCCGGCAGTCACCAAACCGAAAAGGACGTGGGCACAATAAAGGTAGCTATTGTCATGGAAGTTCGACGGGGGGCGCAAGCCCCTTTTTTTTATAGAATTAGACCATAAACACAACTGAAAATCTTGTGAAGTTATTTTGAAGCGTCAAGCTCTCTACAACAAATTTTATTCTTTTGAAAGTTCAAAATAACTTCAACTATCTCTCACGTAATTGAGATATTAGCCTTCACAAAATCTTGAGATTTTTCCTATCGTTTTGCTACACATGCGATAGAAACTACAGTTAGAAACCTTGGGATCTTTATCCTCAAAGTTTTAAACAATAATTATTTAATATTTACTACAGAAAAGATGTCTGTTTCCATAAGAAATGGGGCATTATCTAATCAATTAGTCTCCAAATAAAAACCCAGCACGGGGGGTGCTGGGTCGATATGGGAGGTATTGGAACCCTCTGGATGAGTGAATGCATCGCATCCGAGGGTTTTTTATGGCATGAATTAACTAGTTGTTTATACTCTAACCAATCTTCCAAACCCAGACCTGAGAAGAACTACGGAATTATTATTTCTGTTACCAAAAAACCTCCAGTAAATACACCCACATTTACTTTCGCTCTATCGAATAGAAGTCATAACAGCCATAACAGAAACGGAACTTTAGACAGAAATTTATAATATTCACAACAACTTCATAGGGCAATAAGTGCACGCCCCTCCTGATACGCTGAAATGAATCCATTCAAAGTTTTTATGGCAGAGCAGATATGGAAACGCAAACCGATTCCAATCCGAGCAACTTAGATATTCAATTCAATTTTTGGCAACAGTGGTATCCAGTCGCTCCCTTAGAAGACTTAGATCCACAGCGCCCCACTGCCATTACGTTATTAGGGCAACATTTTGTTATTTGGCAACCCAAGCATTCTGACCAATATCTAGTATTTCAAGATCTGTGCTCCCACCGCTTAGCTCCCCTCAGTGAAGGTCGCATTGACGAGCAAACCGGTCAGCTCATGTGTAGCTATCACGGTTGGCAATTTGATCAAGAAGGTCTTTGCACCCACATTCCTCAAGCTGAAGCAGTCACCCCTAAGCAGGGACAGCTGTACTGCGTTACTGCTGTCCCCACTCAAGCGCAAAGTGGACTGTTGTGGGTATGGCCAGATCCAGACACCCGAGAAATTGCTGCCACACAACCTTTGCCTCTCTCCCCCCTCATTAATGCTGACCAAAACTTTGTCTGGTCCTCTGTCATGAGAGATTTGGCCTATGATTGGCAAACGTTAGTTGAAAACGTCTCTGACCCGAGTCACGTTCCCTTTGCCCATCATGGTGTCCAAGGCAATCGCAACCAAGCCGCTCCTATCCCTATGGAGGTTCTGACCTCCACCCCAGAGCTAATTGAAGTCTTGACCACGGGGAAGTTCGCCACCACAATCACCTTTCAACCGCCCTGCCGCTTGGAATATCAATTTTCTATCGGTGAAGGGAAACAAGCAGCTATGGTCACCTACTGTATTCCCATTGCCCCAGGTCGATCTCGCATCGTAGCCCTGTTTGCACGCAATTTTGCCACAGGTCTCATGAAAGTGCTTCCTCGCTGGGTAGAGCATATGAAAAACCGCAATCCAGTGCTGGATGGCGACATGATTTTGTTACGTGCCCAAGAAAAACAGCTTCTTCAGCACACCCAAACCCAAAATTGGCAAACCGCCTACAAGCTCCCCACCAGTGCGGATCGTCTCGTGATTGAATATCGGCGATGGTTCGAAAAGTATAGTCACGGACAAATTCCTTGGGGATCTGCTGATGGGCAGATTTTCGTTGCTTCCAACAACTATGACTATTTACAACCTCTAGGAGAGAAGCGACCTCAAATTCTGGATCGATATCATCAACACACCTTGATCTGTAGTAGCTGTCGACGAGCGTTGAGCAGAATCAAGCTATTGCAAAAGATTTTGGTAGCTGTCTTTGCGATCGCAATCAGTGGAACAGCAATCTTGCCTGATTCTTTACTCCCTTCCCGCCATAAGATTGTGCATCTAAATATCATTGAAATTCTTATTTATCAAGAATCTGAATACCCAATCTTATGCTGGGATGGGAGTAAGAGTGACGTGGGGGATTCCCATGGTTCTCATAGGGCTTCTAGGGTTAGGGATCTATTATGGGTTGAAATATTGGCTTAAACCCAGATTTTATTTTGTGGATTATATCCATGCACATCACTGATCAATCGATTTTTAGATAAAAGCCTTGGAAACACTCTGTCCATAAGTGTTTTCAAAGCTATTTTGTACAACGTTACACCAACCGTTAGAGTTCAGTGAACGATAGAACCTGCCTACCCGTGAACTGAATTCCATCGACCTAACAACCAAAAGATACAGGTTTATGGCCAAGAGTTATTACCACAAAAAGTTTTACAAGATAAGAACCTTTATAGTTATTTCATTGATTCATATTAATTTATATGAAATATTACCGATTTCTTCGTGCAGATTTAATTTGGTAGTCTATTGACAACCAAATCTTCCAAAACTGGGTCTATTGTAACTTCCACAACATTTATGAGGAAGAAATTTCAGCCCTTTCATAAATATATTCTTTAGATTAAAATCTTGACTAAAATGCAGAGTATTGCGAATGAGATCGCACGATCAGCTCAGCTGCCATAACGGGGATCAAATTCTTACAATCTTTACAAGGAAAAGCTTACAAGGATTATTATCGGTATTACAATTTATATGTAAAGAACTGTATTGAGTCCTAGCTATGTAAACCATGAGTATTAAGTATTTTTTCTTAGCCTGTTTGAGCTGAGTGGAAGGATATACTTCTAGAACAGAAACGCTTGATGTTGTTGAGGTCGCGTATGGATTCGCCCCCTCCTATGTTGTTTGCGTCAGTCACAGCCTTTTCGATGACGCTAGCTGTATTCCTTTACATAGGACTTGGTGTACTAGGGATTACCCTACGAAGATTGCGACTCCGTCACGGTGAAGCTTCTTGGGGATGGTTACGTTATATCCACTATGGATTGGGTATCACACTAGTACTGACAATTTTAGAATTAATGACCATCGGTATTTTAGGTGCCTCCACTTATGAAGGAACCTCCGGTCATTCATCTCACTTACCTGCTGGCCTATTGGTCGCTGGTTTAACCCTTGCTTCTGCTTGGGCCGCCAGTCGTGTGCATCCCAAGCGTCCTTGGGCTCGTCCACTCCACGTCAGCATTAATGGCATGCTTTTTCTAGCCTTAACCGCCGTGTCTTGGACAGGCTGGTCCGTGCTTCAGAACTATTTGCCTCAGTAACCTCTGATTCATAATCGAGTCGACAGTACGCAGCAT
The Acaryochloris marina S15 genome window above contains:
- a CDS encoding GNAT family N-acetyltransferase, with the protein product MPKFPKLQCKRGILRMATEDDIDAILRYFIVNQDHLAPFEPIKPVEFYTPNFWRVLIRDRTHAFLNDQGIKFFLFDRHNPQQIIAAINFSNVVRGAFQSCTLGFSIADQYQGQGYMAESIPVAIAYLFSDLNLHRIMAAYMPHNQRSGRLLRRLGFQLEGYAPRYLCINGIWQDHMLTSLINTNI
- the hisD gene encoding histidinol dehydrogenase → MVRILRLSEMTSEELASIKRRAELDIEQALAVAKEVIDEIRADGDQGVIKYVRKFDFPGATTENLKVTEAEFAVAREQVEPEIKAAIEQAYRNIKEVHERQMPEEVQLAEIDGGVFAGEKVTPIASAGLYVPRGKGSFPSVMLMLSVPAVVAGVERIVVCTPPDKNGTVEPASLVAAELAGVKDVYKLGGIQAIAGMAIGTDTVPKVDKITGPCNVYGSAAKRLLYGTVDVGLPAGPSESIILTDETTDPRIAALDLLVEAEHGPDSAGLLVTHSEDLAKAASKHADDYMQQLPEWRKNFCQKGLSSYGGIILTSSLEESIDFLNDYAPEHLEVLVQDPLSVLGKIKNAGEILLGPYTPIPTANYCIGVNAILPTGGFARSYSAVSVYDFLKRTGIGYLTKEGFDRLGHTAQTLAEHEDFPAHAMAIRERKNLLP
- a CDS encoding DUF4079 domain-containing protein — its product is MDSPPPMLFASVTAFSMTLAVFLYIGLGVLGITLRRLRLRHGEASWGWLRYIHYGLGITLVLTILELMTIGILGASTYEGTSGHSSHLPAGLLVAGLTLASAWAASRVHPKRPWARPLHVSINGMLFLALTAVSWTGWSVLQNYLPQ